Proteins encoded together in one Cicer arietinum cultivar CDC Frontier isolate Library 1 chromosome 4, Cicar.CDCFrontier_v2.0, whole genome shotgun sequence window:
- the LOC101515760 gene encoding protein PTST homolog 3, chloroplastic isoform X3, translated as MATSTAACLFCHFPNCFFTYSFARTINNSNCMFSLTHLSTTLSLPLTPTRTHLHLLASQTNNTTTTRKSRRLKTDDEICSDIRQFLADVGLPQDHIPSTKELLHHGRNDLANIVRRRGHKQIRDLLTSSLYGDIDSLNTGKSLDERLDAANDSEDLLTASSASSSLVDGLGELKDHSEQVNNMAKENLYPNMPTEISGESSFETTWSATSEHEDSLMGRMVGDITFPLKVPSMENHSDTSFNDPDLDTADISDINVDTLANLSLEEKVAKFIQNGDLDQVEGVHPPKENSNLAHNGNSLTSNQVVASGKLDQPLWDDHTPHEDPITHFDKDLDNEAPNVPNQSEINHLKFMLYQKELELSRLKEQIEKEKHALSVLQTKAEEEISKAKKLISEKDAELHGAEESLSGLQEVPVEFFCDGDVVEVAGSFNGWHHPIKMDPQPLTSIIDHGGPRKSRIWSTMLWLYPGVYEIKFVVDGHWRIDPQRESVARGHICNNILRVDR; from the exons ATGGCCACCTCAACCGCCGCATGTCTCTTCTGTCACTTCCCAAACTGCTTCTTCACATATTCCTTTGCTCGCACCATCAACAACAGCAACTGCATGTTCTCTCTAACGCATCTCTCAACcactctctctctccctctcacTCCCACTCGCACTCACTTACACCTCCTCGCTTCCCAAACCAACAACACCACCACAACACG GAAAAGTCGAAGGCTGAAAACTGACGATGAGATCTGCTCCGATATTCGTCAATTCCTCGCCGACGTTGGCCTTCCGCAAGACCACATTCCCTCTACCAAGGAGCTTTTACACCATGGAAG GAATGACCTGGCAAACATTGTTAGACGGAGAGGTCATAAACAGATCCGGGACCTTCTCACGAGCTCATTATATGGCGACATTGATTCTTTAAACACGGgaaaaagtttagatgaaagACTGGATGCTGCAAATGATAGTGAGGATCTATTAACAG CATCCTCGGCTAGTTCATCTTTGGTGGATGGCTTAGGTGAACTCAAAGATCATTCTGAACAGGTCAACAACATGGCAAAGGAGAATTTGTATCCCAACATGCCAACAGAAATTTCTGGTGAATCATCATTTGAGACAACATGGTCTGCAACTTCAGAGCACGAGGACTCTTTAATGGGAAGAATGGTTGGAGATATTACCTTTCCTTTGAAAGTTCCTTCCATGGAAAACCATTCCGACACTTCATTTAATGATCCTGATCTCGACACTGCAGACATCAGTGATATAAATGTCGACACTTTGGCCAATTTATCATTGGAGGAAAAGGTTGCAAAATTTATTCAGAATGGAGATTTAGATCAAGTTGAAG GTGTCCATCCACCTAAAGAGAATAGTAACTTGGCACATAATGGGAACTCACTTACATCCAATCAAGTTGTTGCATCTGGAAAATTGGACCAGCCTCTGTG ggaTGATCACACGCCACATGAGGACCCGATAACTCATTTTGACAAGGATTTGGACAATGAG GCGCCAAATGTACCAAATCAAAGTGAGATAAATCATCTCAAATTCATGCTG TACCAGAAGGAGTTGGAGCTGTCTCGGCTGAAGGAACAGATTGAGAAGGAAAAG cATGCTTTGTCTGTCTTGCAAACCAAGGCAGAGGAAGAAATCAGCAAGGCTAAAAAACTTATATCTGAAAAAGATGCAGAGTTGCATGGTGCTGAAGAAAGTCTTTCAGGACTCCAGGAG GTTCCTGTTGAGTTCTTCTGCGATGGTGATGTTGTGGAAGTGGCTGGTAGCTTCAACGGCTGGCATCACCCAATAAAGATGGATCCTCAACCATTAACCAGTATTATAGATCATGGTGGACCAAG GAAATCCAGAATTTGGTCAACAATGCTGTGGCTTTATCCTGGTGTGTATGAG ataaaattTGTTGTTGATGGCCACTGGAGAATAGATCCTCAACGAGAGTCGGTAGCAAGGGGTCACATATGTAACAACATTTTAAGAGTAGATAGATGA
- the LOC101515760 gene encoding protein PTST homolog 3, chloroplastic isoform X1, with product MATSTAACLFCHFPNCFFTYSFARTINNSNCMFSLTHLSTTLSLPLTPTRTHLHLLASQTNNTTTTRKSRRLKTDDEICSDIRQFLADVGLPQDHIPSTKELLHHGRNDLANIVRRRGHKQIRDLLTSSLYGDIDSLNTGKSLDERLDAANDSEDLLTGQNEKVVTLVDDVVASTEFVHTDSTLRLNEYTSIPVASSASSSLVDGLGELKDHSEQVNNMAKENLYPNMPTEISGESSFETTWSATSEHEDSLMGRMVGDITFPLKVPSMENHSDTSFNDPDLDTADISDINVDTLANLSLEEKVAKFIQNGDLDQVEGVHPPKENSNLAHNGNSLTSNQVVASGKLDQPLWDDHTPHEDPITHFDKDLDNEAPNVPNQSEINHLKFMLYQKELELSRLKEQIEKEKHALSVLQTKAEEEISKAKKLISEKDAELHGAEESLSGLQEVPVEFFCDGDVVEVAGSFNGWHHPIKMDPQPLTSIIDHGGPRKSRIWSTMLWLYPGVYEIKFVVDGHWRIDPQRESVARGHICNNILRVDR from the exons ATGGCCACCTCAACCGCCGCATGTCTCTTCTGTCACTTCCCAAACTGCTTCTTCACATATTCCTTTGCTCGCACCATCAACAACAGCAACTGCATGTTCTCTCTAACGCATCTCTCAACcactctctctctccctctcacTCCCACTCGCACTCACTTACACCTCCTCGCTTCCCAAACCAACAACACCACCACAACACG GAAAAGTCGAAGGCTGAAAACTGACGATGAGATCTGCTCCGATATTCGTCAATTCCTCGCCGACGTTGGCCTTCCGCAAGACCACATTCCCTCTACCAAGGAGCTTTTACACCATGGAAG GAATGACCTGGCAAACATTGTTAGACGGAGAGGTCATAAACAGATCCGGGACCTTCTCACGAGCTCATTATATGGCGACATTGATTCTTTAAACACGGgaaaaagtttagatgaaagACTGGATGCTGCAAATGATAGTGAGGATCTATTAACAG gTCAGAATGAGAAGGTTGTCACCTTGGTCGATGATGTTGTGGCATCTACTGAATTTGTTCATACTGACTCAACTCTGAGATTAAATGAATACACTTCCATCCCTGTAGCATCCTCGGCTAGTTCATCTTTGGTGGATGGCTTAGGTGAACTCAAAGATCATTCTGAACAGGTCAACAACATGGCAAAGGAGAATTTGTATCCCAACATGCCAACAGAAATTTCTGGTGAATCATCATTTGAGACAACATGGTCTGCAACTTCAGAGCACGAGGACTCTTTAATGGGAAGAATGGTTGGAGATATTACCTTTCCTTTGAAAGTTCCTTCCATGGAAAACCATTCCGACACTTCATTTAATGATCCTGATCTCGACACTGCAGACATCAGTGATATAAATGTCGACACTTTGGCCAATTTATCATTGGAGGAAAAGGTTGCAAAATTTATTCAGAATGGAGATTTAGATCAAGTTGAAG GTGTCCATCCACCTAAAGAGAATAGTAACTTGGCACATAATGGGAACTCACTTACATCCAATCAAGTTGTTGCATCTGGAAAATTGGACCAGCCTCTGTG ggaTGATCACACGCCACATGAGGACCCGATAACTCATTTTGACAAGGATTTGGACAATGAG GCGCCAAATGTACCAAATCAAAGTGAGATAAATCATCTCAAATTCATGCTG TACCAGAAGGAGTTGGAGCTGTCTCGGCTGAAGGAACAGATTGAGAAGGAAAAG cATGCTTTGTCTGTCTTGCAAACCAAGGCAGAGGAAGAAATCAGCAAGGCTAAAAAACTTATATCTGAAAAAGATGCAGAGTTGCATGGTGCTGAAGAAAGTCTTTCAGGACTCCAGGAG GTTCCTGTTGAGTTCTTCTGCGATGGTGATGTTGTGGAAGTGGCTGGTAGCTTCAACGGCTGGCATCACCCAATAAAGATGGATCCTCAACCATTAACCAGTATTATAGATCATGGTGGACCAAG GAAATCCAGAATTTGGTCAACAATGCTGTGGCTTTATCCTGGTGTGTATGAG ataaaattTGTTGTTGATGGCCACTGGAGAATAGATCCTCAACGAGAGTCGGTAGCAAGGGGTCACATATGTAACAACATTTTAAGAGTAGATAGATGA
- the LOC101515760 gene encoding protein PTST homolog 3, chloroplastic isoform X2 codes for MATSTAACLFCHFPNCFFTYSFARTINNSNCMFSLTHLSTTLSLPLTPTRTHLHLLASQTNNTTTTRKSRRLKTDDEICSDIRQFLADVGLPQDHIPSTKELLHHGRNDLANIVRRRGHKQIRDLLTSSLYGDIDSLNTGKSLDERLDAANDSEDLLTGQNEKVVTLVDDVVASTEFVHTDSTLRLNEYTSIPVASSASSSLVDGLGELKDHSEQVNNMAKENLYPNMPTEISGESSFETTWSATSEHEDSLMGRMVGDITFPLKVPSMENHSDTSFNDPDLDTADISDINVDTLANLSLEEKVAKFIQNGDLDQVEGVHPPKENSNLAHNGNSLTSNQVVASGKLDQPLWDDHTPHEDPITHFDKDLDNEAPNVPNQSEINHLKFMLKELELSRLKEQIEKEKHALSVLQTKAEEEISKAKKLISEKDAELHGAEESLSGLQEVPVEFFCDGDVVEVAGSFNGWHHPIKMDPQPLTSIIDHGGPRKSRIWSTMLWLYPGVYEIKFVVDGHWRIDPQRESVARGHICNNILRVDR; via the exons ATGGCCACCTCAACCGCCGCATGTCTCTTCTGTCACTTCCCAAACTGCTTCTTCACATATTCCTTTGCTCGCACCATCAACAACAGCAACTGCATGTTCTCTCTAACGCATCTCTCAACcactctctctctccctctcacTCCCACTCGCACTCACTTACACCTCCTCGCTTCCCAAACCAACAACACCACCACAACACG GAAAAGTCGAAGGCTGAAAACTGACGATGAGATCTGCTCCGATATTCGTCAATTCCTCGCCGACGTTGGCCTTCCGCAAGACCACATTCCCTCTACCAAGGAGCTTTTACACCATGGAAG GAATGACCTGGCAAACATTGTTAGACGGAGAGGTCATAAACAGATCCGGGACCTTCTCACGAGCTCATTATATGGCGACATTGATTCTTTAAACACGGgaaaaagtttagatgaaagACTGGATGCTGCAAATGATAGTGAGGATCTATTAACAG gTCAGAATGAGAAGGTTGTCACCTTGGTCGATGATGTTGTGGCATCTACTGAATTTGTTCATACTGACTCAACTCTGAGATTAAATGAATACACTTCCATCCCTGTAGCATCCTCGGCTAGTTCATCTTTGGTGGATGGCTTAGGTGAACTCAAAGATCATTCTGAACAGGTCAACAACATGGCAAAGGAGAATTTGTATCCCAACATGCCAACAGAAATTTCTGGTGAATCATCATTTGAGACAACATGGTCTGCAACTTCAGAGCACGAGGACTCTTTAATGGGAAGAATGGTTGGAGATATTACCTTTCCTTTGAAAGTTCCTTCCATGGAAAACCATTCCGACACTTCATTTAATGATCCTGATCTCGACACTGCAGACATCAGTGATATAAATGTCGACACTTTGGCCAATTTATCATTGGAGGAAAAGGTTGCAAAATTTATTCAGAATGGAGATTTAGATCAAGTTGAAG GTGTCCATCCACCTAAAGAGAATAGTAACTTGGCACATAATGGGAACTCACTTACATCCAATCAAGTTGTTGCATCTGGAAAATTGGACCAGCCTCTGTG ggaTGATCACACGCCACATGAGGACCCGATAACTCATTTTGACAAGGATTTGGACAATGAG GCGCCAAATGTACCAAATCAAAGTGAGATAAATCATCTCAAATTCATGCTG AAGGAGTTGGAGCTGTCTCGGCTGAAGGAACAGATTGAGAAGGAAAAG cATGCTTTGTCTGTCTTGCAAACCAAGGCAGAGGAAGAAATCAGCAAGGCTAAAAAACTTATATCTGAAAAAGATGCAGAGTTGCATGGTGCTGAAGAAAGTCTTTCAGGACTCCAGGAG GTTCCTGTTGAGTTCTTCTGCGATGGTGATGTTGTGGAAGTGGCTGGTAGCTTCAACGGCTGGCATCACCCAATAAAGATGGATCCTCAACCATTAACCAGTATTATAGATCATGGTGGACCAAG GAAATCCAGAATTTGGTCAACAATGCTGTGGCTTTATCCTGGTGTGTATGAG ataaaattTGTTGTTGATGGCCACTGGAGAATAGATCCTCAACGAGAGTCGGTAGCAAGGGGTCACATATGTAACAACATTTTAAGAGTAGATAGATGA